DNA sequence from the Streptomyces canus genome:
GCGGCCGGATGTGGTGGGACTGCAGGAGGTGTGGTCGGCGGGCGGTTCAGGTGGTGAGAACCTCGCGGAGTGGCTCGCGGGCGAGCTCGGCCTGCACTGGGCGTGGGCCGCGTCGCCCGCCTCGGAGCGCTGGCAGCGGCGGATCGGCGACCCGGGGGTCGAGGTCGGCAACGCGGTGCTGAGCCGCTGGCCGGTGATTGACCAGGCCGTCCTGCGGCTGCCGGCCCCCGAGGATCTGGACGACGGCCGCCTCGCCTTCCACGCCCGGCTGGCCGGCCCGTCGTACGACATCCCCTTCTTCACCACCCACCTCACCTCGGCCCCCACCGCGTCGGCGATCCGCTGCCAACAGGTCACGGCGCTGGCGGAGTTCGTGGCGACGCACAGGTCGGGCACCGACTTCCCGCCCGTCGTCACCGGCGACTTCA
Encoded proteins:
- a CDS encoding endonuclease/exonuclease/phosphatase family protein, translating into MRVVTWNLWWRFGPWEERQKAILAVLRELRPDVVGLQEVWSAGGSGGENLAEWLAGELGLHWAWAASPASERWQRRIGDPGVEVGNAVLSRWPVIDQAVLRLPAPEDLDDGRLAFHARLAGPSYDIPFFTTHLTSAPTASAIRCQQVTALAEFVATHRSGTDFPPVVTGDFNAWPDSDEVRLFGGYKTAPAAPDQLFLDAWEYADPAAPSATWDPANPYVRVAPPVRIDYIHVGPPGARGLGHVLGVRRAGDGPVDGVWPSDHAAVVADLADGSE